One genomic segment of Stenotrophomonas sp. 704A1 includes these proteins:
- a CDS encoding I78 family peptidase inhibitor, with amino-acid sequence MRPSSLLLLATLLPLAACSHAGGGSATRSTAGDGSLPAKVSDGPQECRPEALDAFTGKTADEATIKKLVADSGARNARVVKPGMAVTMDFRQDRVTVQVDAQNRIERASCG; translated from the coding sequence ATGCGTCCTTCATCCCTGTTGCTGCTGGCCACCCTCCTGCCGCTGGCCGCCTGCAGCCATGCCGGCGGCGGCAGCGCCACCCGTAGTACCGCCGGTGACGGCAGCCTGCCTGCCAAGGTCTCCGATGGCCCGCAGGAGTGCCGTCCGGAAGCTTTGGATGCGTTTACCGGCAAGACCGCCGACGAGGCCACGATCAAGAAGCTGGTGGCCGACAGCGGCGCCCGCAATGCGCGGGTGGTGAAGCCAGGCATGGCGGTCACCATGGATTTCCGCCAGGACCGGGTGACCGTGCAGGTGGACGCGCAGAACCGGATCGAGCGCGCCAGCTGCGGTTGA